The Streptobacillus canis genome contains the following window.
TAAAGCATCTTTAATTGCTTTAAATAGGTCAATTCCTGGTCCTTTTTCCCATTTACCATTTATAGCTGTTGTTTCACCATAATTAATTGCCCAGTATGATTCAAAACCTCTAAAATGATCAATTCTAATAATATCATAAAGGGATAAGTTAGCTTTAACTCTATCTATCCACCATTTATATCCTGTTTCTTTTAACTTAGCCCAATCAAATAATGGATTTCCCCATAATTGTCCTGTAGCTGAGAAATAGTCAGGCGGAACTCCTGCTACTTTAACAGGGTTTCTATCTTTATCGAATAAGAATATTTCTGGATTTGACCATGCATCAGCAGAATCCATAGATACGAATATAGGTATATCTCCTATAATTTCTACACCTTTTTGATTTGCGTAAGCTTTTACACTATTCCATTGTTTAAAGAACATAAATTGTAAGAATTTTTGATAATTTATTTCATCAACTAACTTATTTTTATATTCATTCAATGCTTCTACTTCTCTATTTTTTAATTCAGATGGCCAGTTAGACCAAGCTTCACCATTAAAATGTGTTTTTAAAGCCGCAAATAAAGAATAATTATCTAACCAATAATCATTATCATTGTTAAATTGAACAAAATCATTATTTTCTACATTGAATCTTGAAAATGCATTTTTTAATAAAGGTAATTTATTTGTATAAATCATTCCATAATCTATGCTCTCTTTATTATCTCCAAAATTAACTTCAAGAACACTAGCATCTAAATATCCTTCATTTACTAATGTTTCTAAATCAATTAAATATGGGTTTCCCGCAAATGCTGAAAAACATTGGTAAGGTGAATCACCATAACCTGTAGGTCCTAATGGAAAGATTTGCCATAATTTTTGTTTTGATTTACTTAAGAAATCTATAAATCTATAAGCTTCATTTCCTAATGTACCTATACCTTCTTTACTAGGTAAAGATGTAGGATGAAGTAAAATTCCTGCTTTTCTCATAATATTTATCTCCTTATTATATTTTTTAGTTTTATTATATCATATTATTCATTGATATCAACTAAATTTTTAACTTTTTCAAATTCCTTTGATATCTTATCACTTGTAATACTTAAATCATTAAAATCTTTTTCTAATTTATTGAAATCTCTTAATAGATTTTGCCATCTATCATTATATCTAATAAACTCTTTAGAAAATCTATCAAGTTGTGATAATATTTCTTTAGCATTTTCATTTTTCTTGTATTCTATTGCAGAAAATTGCATTGTCGTAATATATATCATTAAATTAGTTTGTGATGCTATCCATACTTTCTTTGAATATGCATATTCAAGTATCTCTGGAAAGTTTGAATAAATTTCAAGATAAATTGATTCACTCGGTAAAAACATTATTGCTTGATTAATAGTTTCTCCAGGAATAATATATCTACTTGAAATGTCATCTATATGTTTTTTTAAATCTTTTATAAATTCTTTTCTATATTCTAAACTATTATTTTCTATATATAGAATATAGTTTTCTAATGGAAATTTTGAATCTATTGCTACCTTATTTAATTTAGTATTTAAAAATACTACAGCATCTGCCATTCTTCCATTTGAAAATTTATATTGTCTTTCATATAAGTTGTTATCTCCGTATACATATTCTAAAACTTGTTCTAGTCTTGCTTCACCAAAACTACCTCTAGATTTTTTGTCCGATAATATTTTTTGAAGAGATACAACTTCTGTTGAAAGCTTTTCAATATTTTTTTGCGCTTCATCAATTTTAACTAATCTTTGTATAACTGTATTTACAGCTTCATTAGATAATTTGAATCCATCTTTTAATTTATTTTCTACTTTATCTCCTAAGTTTAATACATCTTTAGTTATATTCTCTTTAATATTTAATTTAAAATCATTTATTTCACTAGTAATATTGGTTTTACCTTCAAAAATTAATTTTGAAATATCTTCTTTTGATTTTTCATTTTTCTCCATTAATTTTTCAAGTATCTCAAACTTCATATCTTTAAACTCATCTTTATCTTTATTTGACTTAAGAAGATAAATTAAATATATCAACTGAAACACCAAAATTACAAGCAAAAATAGTATAACGTATATCATCTCATCACCTATTTTTCACTTATCAATTTATTATTTTTATATTTTAGTTCATTAACAATTTCTTCAAATTCAATTTTTCTTTCATTTGGCATATTAATCAATAAATTATTTTCTTCATCATTTTCATTTTCTACTATACTATTAAACATTTCATAGCTTAATTTATTAGGATTTATATTAATTTGATAATACTCTAATTCCTTATTTTCATCTAGAATTTCATTTATTAATTCATAATCTTGTAATAAAGAAATAGATTTAATCAATACTTTTTCAGATATACCTGTATATGCTGTTAATTCTTTCATATTCATAGGTCTCTTTAATTCATTAAATCTTAAAGAAAGAATATGTAAAATATATGCTCCTACTTTTTTCTTCATAGATAGTGACATTTCGAATTTCTCTTCAACTAATTCATTTGAAGTTTGTATCGTATACGTAATTTGAGCACCAATTAATATTATGGTCCATGCATATTTCATCCATATTAAAAATATTGGAATAAAAGCTAATGACCCATAAATTAAGTTATATCTACTAATTGAAAATTGTAAATAAATATATATAAGATATAGAATATATAATCCTAAATCTGTAATTGCTGCTCCTATTATTGCAGGAACAACTCTAACTCTTTTATTAGGTATAACCATAAATAATCCAGTTATAAACAATATTCTAATAACCATATTAAATATTCTTAAAATATATTTTGTAAGTGTTGAAATATCAGTAAATGACTTAACAAATTCAACTAATATTGAACTACTTGCAAGAATTAATAATATAAATATTGGTGTAATAAATACTAAAGCAATATAACTTATAACTTTTGCAGTAAAAGTTCTCCCCTTTCTTACATCCCATATATTATTAAAAGTATTCTCAAGTAAATCAAACATACTAATAACTGAGAAAATTAATATTGCTATCCCTAAACCTGTTAATATACCACCTTTAGCATTATCAATTAATTTATTCGTTGTTTCCAAAACATAAGTTAACACTTTTTCATTTTGTGGTATAAGATTTTGTACTTGTATTACTAATTTTTCATCTAATCCAAAGCCTTTAGCTACCCCTAAAATTATTGCAAAAAAAGGAAATATTGTTAATATCATCATATATGTTAAATTTGAAGCAAGTAATGATAAATCTTTTGAAAAATATCTCTTAAGATATATCTTTACCATATTTATTATCTTTTCAACATTGTATTTTTTTAACATTACTTAACAAGCACCATTTTCTTATTATTAAATATTTCATTTAATAATTCATCATAATTCTCAATTTTTGCTTCTTCAATTAATATTTTCTCAAGTTTTGGACTAGTATTTGGATGTTTAGGCGCAAACATTGCACAAGAATCATCATGTGGTTCAATTGATTTTTCATAAGTACCAATTTCTTTTGCTTTTTCAATTATTTCAATTTTATCTATACTTATTAATGGTCTAAATACTACAGTATCAGTAACTGAAGCTGAAGTACAATTTAATCCTTCTAATGTCTGAGATGCAACTTGCCCTAAACTTTCACCAGTAACAAGAGCTCTCAGATTATTTTTCTTTGCCAACATTTCAGCAAGTCTCATCATTGCACGTCTAGTTAAAATTGTTGCATATTCTTTATTTGTCTTTTCATTAATTGCTTGTTGAATTGGTAATATATTCATTGAATAGAATTTTGATTTACCATTATATTCACTTAAAATCTTTACTAATTCTTCAATTTTTATTAGTGCTTTTTCAGAAGTAAATGGGAATGAATGAAAAGTAACAAATTCTAATTTCAATCCTCTCTTAGCCATTAAAAATGAAGCAACTGGTGAATCTATCCCACCAGAAATTAATGATAATCCATTACCCGCAGATCCTAGAGGTAGTCCACCATAAGTATTTATTTTTTCTGTATAAATATATGTATTTTCTCTAATATCAAGTGAAATTAATACATCAGGATTTTTCATAGAAACTTTTATAAATTCAGTATTAATTAATATATGTGCTCCTAATTCTTTTGCAAAATCCATAGAATTTTTTTCGAATTTCTTATTACCTCTATTAACTTCAACCTTAAAAGTTCTAGCCCCATCATTATATAATTCAGAAGCAATTTCTAATATCTTTTCTTTTATGTCTTTTTCATCTGTATTTACTCTTATAGAAAAATTCATATTATTTATTCCAAAAACCTTTTTTAATTCTGAAATTAATTCTTTTTTATTTTCATCATTAGTATAAACATAAAGTTTAGATAAATCATTCACTAATTTTGCATCAAAAGCAACTAATTTATTATTTATTCTTTGTTTTATATTACCTTCAAAAATCCCTCTATTCTTACCTTTTAATGCTAATTCTCCATAACCAAGTCCTATAGCATTTACTTTCTCTAATTTGATATTCATTACTCCCCCTTTCTAATATCTTTAGGTTTAATCCATTCTGATTGTTTACCTTGAGTATAATTTGAAATAAATTCTTCTTTAAACTCTTTAAATCTTCCATCAAGTATTGCTTGTCTTGCTTCTTTCATTAAGTTTACTAAAAACCAAATGTTTTGATATGTTGCAAGCCTCTGACCTAATATTTCATTTGTTTTAAATAAATGTCTGATATATGCTCTAGTATAATTTCTATTAACATAATTATCAGAAACATCTAAAGGTCTATCATCATATTCATATTCTTTATTCTTTATTACAAGTCTTCCATATTTAGTAAATACAGTTCCATGTCTTCCTATTCTAGATGGATGAACACAATCCATCATATCAATTCCATTTTCCACTGCTTCTAACATATCTAATGGCTCTCCTACCCCCATTAAATATCTAGGTTTACCTTCAGGTAATAAAGGAGTAGTATGAGCTAATATTCTATACATGTCTTCACGTGGTTCTCCTACTGCTAAACCTCCAATAGCATATCCTGAAAAGCTTTCATCCATAGCTATTAATTCATTAAAAGATTTTTCTCTTAAATCTTCATAAATTCCACCTTGTACTATAGCAAATAGTCCTTGTTTTTCAGGATTTTTATTTGCCTCAATACATCTTTTAGCCCATCTTGTAGTTCTTTCAATTGATGGAATTAAATATTCTCTCGTAGATAATCCTGGTGGGCATTCATCAAGTACCATCATTATATCTGAACCTAAATTATTTTGTATTTCAATCGATTTTTCTGGTGAAATAAAATGTTTTGACCCATCATGATGAGATCTAAAATGAGCTCCCTCTTCTTTTATTTTTCTCAAATCTCCTAATGAAAAGATTTGAAAGCCACCACTATCAGTAAGTATTGGTCTTTTCCAATTCATAAAATTATGTAAGTGACCAAATTTTGCAATTAATTCATCTCCAGGTCTTAAATATAAATGATATGTATTACCAAGTATTATTTCTGAACCTATTTCTTCTAATTCTTCTGGTGTCATTGTTTTTACTGTAGCTTGTGTTCCTACGGGCATAAATACAGGTGTATGTATTATTCCATGTGGAGTTTCAATTACTCCGGCTCTTGCTCTTCCATCTTTTTTCTCTAATTTATATTTAATTGGTTTTTCCATTATATACCATCCTATTTTCTCATTATTTCTAGAATTTCTCTCATAT
Protein-coding sequences here:
- the malQ gene encoding 4-alpha-glucanotransferase, yielding MNIMRKAGILLHPTSLPSKEGIGTLGNEAYRFIDFLSKSKQKLWQIFPLGPTGYGDSPYQCFSAFAGNPYLIDLETLVNEGYLDASVLEVNFGDNKESIDYGMIYTNKLPLLKNAFSRFNVENNDFVQFNNDNDYWLDNYSLFAALKTHFNGEAWSNWPSELKNREVEALNEYKNKLVDEINYQKFLQFMFFKQWNSVKAYANQKGVEIIGDIPIFVSMDSADAWSNPEIFLFDKDRNPVKVAGVPPDYFSATGQLWGNPLFDWAKLKETGYKWWIDRVKANLSLYDIIRIDHFRGFESYWAINYGETTAINGKWEKGPGIDLFKAIKDALGEINIIAEDLGILTDEVVELKESAGFPGMKILQFAFDQDPENEYLPHNYETNTVVYTGTHDNDTTNSWYFKLSDEEKGEVRDYLNVSDDSYIVYSMIRLALRSVADTAIIPMQDYLNLGEFARINTPGLASGNWQWRLSGWELNDDLAVTIAHLTEIYGR
- a CDS encoding DNA recombination protein RmuC, encoding MIYLIYLLKSNKDKDEFKDMKFEILEKLMEKNEKSKEDISKLIFEGKTNITSEINDFKLNIKENITKDVLNLGDKVENKLKDGFKLSNEAVNTVIQRLVKIDEAQKNIEKLSTEVVSLQKILSDKKSRGSFGEARLEQVLEYVYGDNNLYERQYKFSNGRMADAVVFLNTKLNKVAIDSKFPLENYILYIENNSLEYRKEFIKDLKKHIDDISSRYIIPGETINQAIMFLPSESIYLEIYSNFPEILEYAYSKKVWIASQTNLMIYITTMQFSAIEYKKNENAKEILSQLDRFSKEFIRYNDRWQNLLRDFNKLEKDFNDLSITSDKISKEFEKVKNLVDINE
- a CDS encoding YihY/virulence factor BrkB family protein; translation: MLKKYNVEKIINMVKIYLKRYFSKDLSLLASNLTYMMILTIFPFFAIILGVAKGFGLDEKLVIQVQNLIPQNEKVLTYVLETTNKLIDNAKGGILTGLGIAILIFSVISMFDLLENTFNNIWDVRKGRTFTAKVISYIALVFITPIFILLILASSSILVEFVKSFTDISTLTKYILRIFNMVIRILFITGLFMVIPNKRVRVVPAIIGAAITDLGLYILYLIYIYLQFSISRYNLIYGSLAFIPIFLIWMKYAWTIILIGAQITYTIQTSNELVEEKFEMSLSMKKKVGAYILHILSLRFNELKRPMNMKELTAYTGISEKVLIKSISLLQDYELINEILDENKELEYYQININPNKLSYEMFNSIVENENDEENNLLINMPNERKIEFEEIVNELKYKNNKLISEK
- the thiI gene encoding tRNA uracil 4-sulfurtransferase ThiI, yielding MNIKLEKVNAIGLGYGELALKGKNRGIFEGNIKQRINNKLVAFDAKLVNDLSKLYVYTNDENKKELISELKKVFGINNMNFSIRVNTDEKDIKEKILEIASELYNDGARTFKVEVNRGNKKFEKNSMDFAKELGAHILINTEFIKVSMKNPDVLISLDIRENTYIYTEKINTYGGLPLGSAGNGLSLISGGIDSPVASFLMAKRGLKLEFVTFHSFPFTSEKALIKIEELVKILSEYNGKSKFYSMNILPIQQAINEKTNKEYATILTRRAMMRLAEMLAKKNNLRALVTGESLGQVASQTLEGLNCTSASVTDTVVFRPLISIDKIEIIEKAKEIGTYEKSIEPHDDSCAMFAPKHPNTSPKLEKILIEEAKIENYDELLNEIFNNKKMVLVK
- the tgt gene encoding tRNA guanosine(34) transglycosylase Tgt, whose protein sequence is MEKPIKYKLEKKDGRARAGVIETPHGIIHTPVFMPVGTQATVKTMTPEELEEIGSEIILGNTYHLYLRPGDELIAKFGHLHNFMNWKRPILTDSGGFQIFSLGDLRKIKEEGAHFRSHHDGSKHFISPEKSIEIQNNLGSDIMMVLDECPPGLSTREYLIPSIERTTRWAKRCIEANKNPEKQGLFAIVQGGIYEDLREKSFNELIAMDESFSGYAIGGLAVGEPREDMYRILAHTTPLLPEGKPRYLMGVGEPLDMLEAVENGIDMMDCVHPSRIGRHGTVFTKYGRLVIKNKEYEYDDRPLDVSDNYVNRNYTRAYIRHLFKTNEILGQRLATYQNIWFLVNLMKEARQAILDGRFKEFKEEFISNYTQGKQSEWIKPKDIRKGE